One Solanum lycopersicum chromosome 4, SLM_r2.1 DNA window includes the following coding sequences:
- the LOC101252982 gene encoding uncharacterized protein isoform X2, giving the protein MKGVTAPLSTAAIMPSPVLLWRFKVLLFLIWGVSCCKISWDSVMRMSANLRDLFLYEAFLYYNPLLLMTMMVWFWGINLWVFAQANVNYSKIFDLDQNHLSHREIWKCATWMTMIVPTSMTAYLYLYSHGEVSLAASQPVLLYAAFAMALIFPFDIFYLSSRYFFLRTVWRIVFPFQAISFPDFFLADIFTSMSKVFSDLERSVCRMVHRQVATIAWFEADSVCGSHAVAIPIVLVLPYLFRLFQCLRQYKDTKEKTTLLNALKYSTAVPVIFLSALKYHVFPDNWVNIYRPLWLLSGVVNSLYSFYWDLTRDWDLSCFTRIFKFSRPNALSYLLYGRKWVYFWVIGTNLILRCTWTYKLSSHLRHNYLTVFAITALEIFRRFQWAFFRVENEWNKMNSKQNIQLSTIDKPNDEQKLLDPNGYSV; this is encoded by the exons GTACTTCTGTTCCTCATTTGGGGTGTCAGTTGTTGCAAG ATCAGCTGGGATTCAGTCATGAGAATGAGTGCAAACCTTCGCGATCTATTCCTATATGAGGCTTTTCTCTATTACAATCCTCTTCTCCTTATG ACCATGATGGTTTGGTTTTGGGGCATAAACCTATGGGTTTTTGCACAGGCTAATGTCAACTACTCTAAAAtttttgaccttgatcagaatCATCTCTCTCACAGAGAAATTTGGAAG TGTGCTACTTGGATGACGATGATTGTGCCGACAAGCATGACAGCTTATCTGTATCTCTACTCACATGGAGAAGTTTCGTTAGCTGCATCTCAACCA GTGCTCTTATATGCTGCTTTTGCCATGGCTCTGATTTTTCCATTTGATATATTCTATTTGTCATCTCGCTACTTTTTTTTAAGGACTGTTTGGCGGATAGTTTTCCCATTCCAG GCAATATCATTTCCTGACTTCTTTCTGGCTGATATATTCACTTCTATGTCCAAG GTATTTTCAGATTTGGAGCGTTCAGTTTGTAGAATGGTTCATCGCCAG GTTGCTACCATTGCATGGTTTGAAGCCGATTCTGTTTGTGGAAGTCATGCTGTTGCAATTCCCATTGTTCTTGTATTACCTTATCTTTTCCGTCTGTTTCAATGTCTTCGGCAATATAAGGACACTAAAGAGAAGACTACCCTGTTGAATG CGTTGAAATATTCGACTGCAGTACCTGTGATATTTCTCTCAGCCCTTAAGTATCACGTCTTCCCTGACAACTGGGTTAATATTTATCGTCCTTTATGGCTTCTGTCTGGTGTGGTGAACTCGCTCTACTCATTCTATTGGGATCTGACAAGAGATTGGGACTTGAG TTGCTTCACTCGGATTTTCAAGTTCAGCAGACCAAATGCATTATCATACTTGTTATACGGGCGGAAATGG GTCTACTTTTGGGTAATTGGAACCAACCTCATCCTTCGGTGCACGTGGACATACAAGCTTTCTTCCCATCTCCGACACAATTATCTCACAGTGTTTGCAATAACCGCACTTGAGATCTTCCGTCGTTTCCAGTGGGCTTTCTTCCGTGTAGAGAATGAGTGGAATAAGATGAACTCTAAACAAAATATTCAACTCTCCACGATTGACAAGCCAAATGATGAACAAAAATTACTCGACCCAAATGGCTACAGTGTATAG